The following are encoded together in the Macrobrachium nipponense isolate FS-2020 chromosome 14, ASM1510439v2, whole genome shotgun sequence genome:
- the LOC135226333 gene encoding uncharacterized protein LOC135226333, translating into MSMKTNSMEIYGSRSCWESAVGSSFTKSHPNLDLSVQGAHTTTCIIETCLQSRVEATKRSMGTGLSYILCTEPLEYKTENENHTTPTKSEHLQETGNCTLFKGNSELLICGCLLKQMPKRFFPYP; encoded by the exons ATGTCGATGAAAACTAATAGCATG GAAATATATGGAAGCAGGTCCTGTTGGGAGAGTGCAGTAGGGAGCTCCTTCACAAAAAGTCATCCTAAtctag ATTTGTCTGTTCAAGGTGCACATACTACAACTTGCATTATAGAGACATGTTTACAATCAAGGGTGGAGGCAACAAAGAGGTCCATGGGGACTGGTCTCAGCTATATCCTGTGCACAGA ACCTTTAGAATATAAGACTGAGAATGAGAACCATACCACTCctacaaaaagtgagcatttgcAAGAAACTGGCAACTGCACCCTGTTTAAAGGCAATAGTGAATTACTGATTTGTGGGTGCTTGTTGAAACAGATGCCCAAAAGGTTCTTCCCCTACCCTTGA